A section of the Acropora muricata isolate sample 2 chromosome 4, ASM3666990v1, whole genome shotgun sequence genome encodes:
- the LOC136915660 gene encoding protein FAM204A-like isoform X1, with protein sequence MYSAVPPPDSNSSVINKDGEIEKEGPPRGISRETWEKFQQLKERRIKHCKTSTEKRIKDLKNEATKSVLDHLRSDEEVAVLRDHGVVCQVSKKCKQRSALQGPENRNRAKKEHEKQWSELQQYIRPEHHVLSSVSMDDQAKARHPCPAKNEMEESLDSAIKDGMFEKAEELNKQLMQHDFVVKVAEAVECRDFAKRKAVDDEKAKKRKRSKPHWAFEQKARWESKGNM encoded by the exons ATGTATTCCGCTGTTCCTCCGCCGGATAGTAATTCATCTGTGATCAATAAGGatggagaaattgaaaaagaaggtCCCCCGCGAGGAATATCGCGAGAAACTTGGGAG AAATTTCAACAGTTGAAAGAGCGAAGAATCAAACACTGCAAAACTTCAACAGAAAAGAGGATTAAAGACTTAAAGAATGAAGCCACAAAATCAG TTTTAGATCATTTGAGAAGTGATGAAGAAGTAGCGGTCCTCCGTGATCATGGTGTAGTCTGTCAAGTTAgcaaaaaatgcaaacaaagatcagctttacaagGACCAGAAAA CAGGAATAGAGCCaaaaaagaacatgaaaaaCAGTGGAGTGAACTTCAACAGTATATCCGACCTGAACATCATGTACTCTCTTCTGTATCCATGGATGATCAGGCTAAAGCTAGACATCCTTGTCCAGCCAAG AATGAAATGGAAGAAAGTTTGGATTCTGCAATCAAGGATGGAATGTTTGAGAAAGCAGAGGAACTTAACAAACAGCTGATGCAACATGACTTTGTTGTCAAGGTTGCAGAAGCTGTTGAATGCAGAGACTTTGCTAAGCGCAAGGCTGTCGATGATGAGAAAGCTAAAAAAAGGAAGAGGTCCAAACCACACTGGGCTTTTGAGCAGAAGGCACGATGGGAAAGCAAAGGAAACATGTGA
- the LOC136915660 gene encoding protein FAM204A-like isoform X2, with protein sequence MYSAVPPPDSNSSVINKDGEIEKEGPPRGISRETWEKFQQLKERRIKHCKTSTEKRIKDLKNEATKSVLDHLRSDEEVAVLRDHGVVCQVSKKCKQRSALQGPEKNRAKKEHEKQWSELQQYIRPEHHVLSSVSMDDQAKARHPCPAKNEMEESLDSAIKDGMFEKAEELNKQLMQHDFVVKVAEAVECRDFAKRKAVDDEKAKKRKRSKPHWAFEQKARWESKGNM encoded by the exons ATGTATTCCGCTGTTCCTCCGCCGGATAGTAATTCATCTGTGATCAATAAGGatggagaaattgaaaaagaaggtCCCCCGCGAGGAATATCGCGAGAAACTTGGGAG AAATTTCAACAGTTGAAAGAGCGAAGAATCAAACACTGCAAAACTTCAACAGAAAAGAGGATTAAAGACTTAAAGAATGAAGCCACAAAATCAG TTTTAGATCATTTGAGAAGTGATGAAGAAGTAGCGGTCCTCCGTGATCATGGTGTAGTCTGTCAAGTTAgcaaaaaatgcaaacaaagatcagctttacaagGACCAGAAAA GAATAGAGCCaaaaaagaacatgaaaaaCAGTGGAGTGAACTTCAACAGTATATCCGACCTGAACATCATGTACTCTCTTCTGTATCCATGGATGATCAGGCTAAAGCTAGACATCCTTGTCCAGCCAAG AATGAAATGGAAGAAAGTTTGGATTCTGCAATCAAGGATGGAATGTTTGAGAAAGCAGAGGAACTTAACAAACAGCTGATGCAACATGACTTTGTTGTCAAGGTTGCAGAAGCTGTTGAATGCAGAGACTTTGCTAAGCGCAAGGCTGTCGATGATGAGAAAGCTAAAAAAAGGAAGAGGTCCAAACCACACTGGGCTTTTGAGCAGAAGGCACGATGGGAAAGCAAAGGAAACATGTGA